AACCAGTCTGCCCCAGTGCTGACTAAATCTGGGGTCACGTTCTCGGCTGAAAAGCTTGTGAGTGAAGTTCCCTCTATGACCATACTGGACAAGAAAGATGGGGAACAAGCAAAGGCCTTGTTTGAAAAAGTTCGGAAATTCCGTGCCCATGTGGAAGACAGTGACTTGATTTACAGGCTGTATGCCATGCAGACAGTCATCAAAACAGTCAAATTCATTTTGATCCTTTGCTACACAATGACATTCGTTGCCTCCATAGATTTTGACCATGTGTGTGAGCCTGAGATAAAGCATTTGACTGGATACTCTAAATTCCATTGTACACATAACATGGCTTTCATGTTGAAGAAGCTACTTGTCAGCTATATTGCTCTCATATGTGTTTATGGCGTTATTTGCATATATACATTGTTCTGGCTTTTTCGTCGGCCACTAAAGGAGTATTCCTTTGAAAAagtcagagaggagagcagcttcAGTGACATTCCtgatgttaaaaatgactttgCGTTCCTCCTCCACATGGTCGATCAGTATGACCAGCTGTACTCAAAGCGTTTTGGAGTTTTTCTCTCAGAAGTGAGTGAAAACAAACTTCGAGAGATCAGCCTGAACCACGAGTGGACCTATGAGAAGTTGCGACAGCATGTAACACGCAATGCTCAAGATAAGCTGGAACTTCATCTTTTTATGCTTTCTGGAGTTCCGGACGCTGTGTTCGATCACACTGATTTGGAAATCCTTAAACTAGAATTAATCCCAGAGGCCAGGATAACTGCTAAGATCTCACAAATGGTAAACCTCCAGGAGTTGCAATTCTATCACTGTCCAGCCAAAGTTGAGCAGActgctttcatttttcttcGCGATCACCTACGGTGCCTTCATGTCAAATTCACAGATGTCGCTGAGATTCCTAGCTGGGTATACTTATTGAAAAGCTTAAGGGAACTATACCTGATTGGTAACCTGAActctgaaaacaataaaatgattgGACTCGAGTCTCTCCGAGACCTCAGGCACCTAAAGATACTGCATCTCAAAAGCAACCTCACAAAGGTTCCCACAAACATAACCGACCTGTCCCCACATCTGATCAAGTTGGTCATTCATAATGACGGTACAAAGCTTTTAGTCCTGAATAGTTTGAAGAAAATGATGAATCTCGCAGAGTTGGAGCTTCATAATTGTGAGCTGGAGCGAATCCCCCATGCTATCTTCAGTTTGAACAACCTTCAGGAGCTTGATCTCAAATCCAACAATATTCGTACCATCGAGGAGGTCATCAGCTTTCAGCACCTGAAGAGACTAACGTGCCTCAAACTCTGGCACAATAAGATCATCAATATTCCCCTGTCAATCAGCCACGTCAAAAACCTTGAGTCACTCTATCTCTCGCACAACAAGCTTGAGTCTCTACCTTCTTCATTATTCACCCTCCTGAAGTTGAGGTACCTAGACGTGAGCCATAACTCCATAGTGGTGATACCGCTGGAGGTTGGCTTTCTGCAGAACCTGCAACATTTTGCCATTAACAACAACAGAGTGGAGATCGTCCCAAAGCAACGGTTCAAGTGCAACAAGCTGAGGACCTTATGTATCAGCCACAACTGCATCTCGTCCATTCCGGAAAAAATTGGCCAACTCTCACAGCTGGCACATCTGGAAATGAAGGGAAACTGCCTGGATCGTCTGCCCGTCCAGCTCGGCCAGTGCTGCCTCCTCCGCAGGAGCTGCCTGATGCTGGAGGATCACCTCTTCGACTCTCTCCCCATGGAGGTCAAAGAGAGCATCAACCAGGATTCCAGTGCTTCTTTTACAAATGGGTGCAAGTGTCTCAGTGATGGGCGGTAGTGACATTCTACCTGGGATCATATGTTATACCATTTCATCTTAGTCTTTTAGCTCATGCATTGAGAAGCAGTAGTTCAAGGTATAGTGTTGTAGGCAATACTTGCTTTGCCTATGCTTCATGATGTTTTAGGAGCATACATACATGAACAGCACATACAAAGTCAATACCACTGGACATATTTTAGATAAACAGTAGACATTATCACAACTTGTGtcacctcttttgtttttatttgtattgttctcAGTCAGTGTGGTTGTACAAAAGTAGTTAAATCAgtcagtttatatttttttaaacttttgtttGCAAAATATCTACAGGGAAATGTATATAATTTCCCCTTTTtgaagtacttttttttttttttttttacataaatgtaTTCACATTCATTCTCTTGGAGTAGAGACAAGAGAAAGATATCTCACATCTTAGACAAGCAATTCAAACCTACTTTCATGATAATAGTTTCCTCATTTGGGCGAACAGACCCTTTAGAGAGCACTCAACCCTAACAGTATCCTTGGGACCACTAAAAGATATTATTCCAGTAGTTTCCATCAGGTCTAGCTTCAGGGCCCAAGACAGACATCCGGTCTGACATCAACCAACTTGACAACGAATCTGTAAACATTATTTCCACCCATGCACTCTTCATCTTCATGTTGTGAAGGGACATAGCTTACCACACTGCCACCCTTTGGTGTTATATCACAAAAATGTAACCAAAATAACTTACGTGCAGCTGCGTAAAGCTCAAAtatttaagtaaaaataaaaaggagctTTGTACATTAATATTAAACCATATCAGAAGCATATACCAGCGTTTGGGGCGTATTAAGCTGACAAGAAACTACAGCATAACATAAACAGGcctgacaaaaagaaaaagattgatACAACAGCTGCAGTACAATAGGTTTTAACCCAAAAACTTCTACATTTCAACTTGTATGATTACAGCCACATGCATTCCAGTTTGAATACACTTgtaatgtctttatttttatacagtTAATTGGACAAACAGTAAATTGGAGTTCTGTTTCTTGTTCACAGGCCAACTCACTgatggattttaaatgtttttatttttgcgcCCATGTTTTACTATGTTTGATTCTTGTAAacaatatttatgtatattttgtgttCTTTGTATGGAATCATGACCTCATTGTCTTGTATCTGTCTCTACACAGCAAACCTGTAAACCTGGTTTTAACATTTTCTACACAAATACTGGTTTTAATTATACAACTATTACCATTGAAAGttagaaatgaagctaaaattgcactctaaatgtttttgtaacataaaaacatcattatgAAATATTCAGCATACTTATAAAGTTGAACCTCGATGCCTGGAACACCTggcagatttatttattatcaaagaAAGTGCAGGCAAAAAAGTTCTCCTTACTTAACATGAAAACGGTTAACATGCTGCCGGACATCCCAAACTCTTAAGGGATCACGTCACAACGTTAGATTGTGAAACCTCAGTCATTTAACAGAGGTGTATAAACATTGTGACAAATACTATCTATGCATTACACTCACTGAAGTGTTTCTTTAGTGAAGAATTAGTGGAGAATTATGTGGCGAACCATAATAACCAGATGTAGTTATTTTTCTATGCTTTGTTACTATCAAAAGTATAAATTTGAAATAGTCAACTACACAATTTACCATATAGTATTTTGAAAGTTAGCATTAAAATGTTCTCAGTCAGGTGCAGCTTTGTCCCTCTACCCCACAGCTATTTGTTTAAAAAGCATCACATGCGGAACACAATAGTCTCTATGTGAAAATGACATGAAGCGTTTTAGAACTTGGATATAGCATGACCTTGATGACTGAGAATCTACAAAGACATATGACATGAAGCAGTGTAACACACAGTGCTCCTATATCTCATTGTCTCCTGTTCATCCAGTTCATACTTATGAATGACTCATCATTTCAGGGGAACATTCTGTAAGTGTAGGATGACTGGACCATCACAACTGTGTCGTATTTCactaaacataataaaaaccCTCTCTcttgctgatgtgtgtgtgcgagagagggagagctgtgAGCATATACGAATTGTGGGAAATCAAAACATTTCACTGGAATAATATGAGTTATGAATAAATGCTGGTTCTGTAATCTCGATTTGAATTTGTCGTGATAGCTGCCACAAGAAATATTCAGTGTTTATAATTAATTGTAAATGACCTAACCCGTACTATACCATCATCTTTTCTACCCTTAGCTATGAACAAGATCCAAAACATGTCATGTGTTGAACATGATACTGGAGAGTGTACGCTTTGCTGATAGACAGTGAGCTTACATTTCAAGAACATCCGAGATATTCTTCAATACATTTGTTCAGATAATCGTTACTCAAAATTCTGATTACAAAAATTACAGTATTGCTCATATTATCATATGAATTCTGTCATTGCAACAAACTGGATTTGCACTGTCGATGTCCCTGTGCTCTCTTTCTCCAGACCTCTCATTTGTCTGTATATGAGGTAAAAACTGAACATTTGCTATGTGACAGTATCAATTTTGTATGAGTCATAGTTAGGTGTATATACCAGCAGCTGGTTGAAGAACTAAAAAAACAGCTGATGAATTACCCTCAGCACCAAACCCCACTACTGTTATTCAATATACATGTAATGAAACTTCCCAAACATGATAAACCACGAGGGGAGGTTGTGGATGATGCAGCTGTCTGaaagtcaaactgaaaacatttgttGGATAATGTTGCCCTCTGCTGGAATTAATAGTGACTACACATTATAACAACTCTGGGCATTATCTTGATTGCTGCATGCTGAACAAAACGaaatgaaatatattgttttggATGCAAGCTACCGTATCGTTTTCCAATTTTTATAAGACACTTATTCTCATCAAACCGCTAATTCAACGTGTTTAATACAAGTTTGGACTTAAAATGTTAGAGCTTAATTATATTAGATATTAATTGTATCGAACATcagaatatataaatgtgttgaGATGCAGGGAAATTTAGGTTTAATATTCAGTTACagacaaacactttcacattcattctatacatattaaatatccCATTCATCTGACCTGCATATCGTCAACAGTGTCTCTAAAATCCTAATTATCATTAGAGAATGATAATTGACGGAAAATATCTGAGATTATGAATATTTCCCCAAAAATAATATTCAGGATATGGATGGATACATTTATGACGacggagataaaaaaaactacaaaacattACTAATCAGAGTGCATCTGCAAATCACCAGGCAGATAAACAATGAATTATATGTGTGTGATAATGCACCATTAGCTTCTATAACATATACAACATTGtaattatactgtatataggTGTATGGTTTAATACATTTGGACACAGTTGTCCAAACATATAAGACTAAGTTTTGAAAAATTTGTAACACTGACTCTATTTTTTACATCTGTGCAATCATATATTATACAGTGTCATTGACCATTTAAATTATGAAAGTAGTGCGGCATTTTAATggatgaaaaactgaaataatacCTAAAATGCACATGAAATAATCATTTCTTTA
The nucleotide sequence above comes from Platichthys flesus chromosome 9, fPlaFle2.1, whole genome shotgun sequence. Encoded proteins:
- the lrrc8db gene encoding leucine rich repeat containing 8 VRAC subunit Db; amino-acid sequence: MFTLTEVAALNDIQPTYRILKPWWDVFMDYLGIVMLMLAIFSGTMQLTKDQVVCLPIMEPSPEEVGDFLGPQPPETADGFWNKESAIGEQAAPLMAKRPPDSIAPTIPLAQPSPFGQPKPTGVRTKLDFQQYVFVNQMCYHVALPWYSKYFPYLALIHTIVLMVSSNFWFKYPKTSSKIEHFVSILGKCFESPWTTKALSETACEDSEENKQRLADASCLLKHMSTSSEEGSPNQSAPVLTKSGVTFSAEKLVSEVPSMTILDKKDGEQAKALFEKVRKFRAHVEDSDLIYRLYAMQTVIKTVKFILILCYTMTFVASIDFDHVCEPEIKHLTGYSKFHCTHNMAFMLKKLLVSYIALICVYGVICIYTLFWLFRRPLKEYSFEKVREESSFSDIPDVKNDFAFLLHMVDQYDQLYSKRFGVFLSEVSENKLREISLNHEWTYEKLRQHVTRNAQDKLELHLFMLSGVPDAVFDHTDLEILKLELIPEARITAKISQMVNLQELQFYHCPAKVEQTAFIFLRDHLRCLHVKFTDVAEIPSWVYLLKSLRELYLIGNLNSENNKMIGLESLRDLRHLKILHLKSNLTKVPTNITDLSPHLIKLVIHNDGTKLLVLNSLKKMMNLAELELHNCELERIPHAIFSLNNLQELDLKSNNIRTIEEVISFQHLKRLTCLKLWHNKIINIPLSISHVKNLESLYLSHNKLESLPSSLFTLLKLRYLDVSHNSIVVIPLEVGFLQNLQHFAINNNRVEIVPKQRFKCNKLRTLCISHNCISSIPEKIGQLSQLAHLEMKGNCLDRLPVQLGQCCLLRRSCLMLEDHLFDSLPMEVKESINQDSSASFTNGCKCLSDGR